One region of Deinococcus malanensis genomic DNA includes:
- a CDS encoding DedA family protein encodes MAEWVQNLMDSMGYLGILLLMVIENVFPPIPSELIMPSAGFAASRGDLNLALVVLMGTLGSVLGTLPLYYVGRAFGEERLVAWADKYGKWLTLSGKDIRRADDWFDRHGTKAVLFGRMVPGIRSLLSLPAGMSEMPLPKFLIYSAIGSALWASVLAGAGYLLGENYDKVERYVGPASKVILGLLVVAAVVWFVRRKHSQGSGAGS; translated from the coding sequence ATGGCCGAGTGGGTACAGAATCTGATGGACAGCATGGGGTATCTGGGGATCCTGCTGCTGATGGTGATCGAGAACGTGTTTCCCCCGATTCCAAGCGAACTGATTATGCCCTCGGCCGGCTTTGCCGCGTCACGCGGCGACCTGAATCTGGCCCTGGTCGTGCTGATGGGCACGCTGGGCAGCGTGCTGGGCACCCTGCCGCTGTATTACGTGGGGCGGGCGTTTGGAGAAGAGCGGCTGGTTGCCTGGGCGGACAAATACGGCAAATGGTTGACCCTGAGTGGCAAGGACATCCGCAGGGCCGACGACTGGTTTGACCGCCACGGCACCAAGGCAGTGCTGTTCGGACGCATGGTGCCGGGCATCCGCAGCCTGCTGAGCCTGCCGGCCGGCATGAGCGAGATGCCGCTGCCCAAGTTCCTGATCTACAGCGCCATCGGCTCGGCGCTGTGGGCCTCGGTGCTGGCGGGAGCCGGCTACCTGCTGGGCGAGAACTACGACAAGGTCGAGCGGTACGTGGGACCGGCCAGCAAAGTGATTCTGGGGCTGCTGGTCGTCGCGGCCGTGGTGTGGTTTGTCCGCCGCAAGCATTCCCAGGGTTCAGGCGCTGGCAGCTGA